aaagaaaaagtaaataattgtCTGGACATTTAGAATCTTAACAACTCTATATCTAAACTTGTAAATAccttctaataaaaaaattattaatatattttatttttaaattaaaattaaataataaaaaataaattatactatttaaaaatatctttcGTGCTAAAGTAATTAAACAATTTATATTATTCggtttaaaatgttttttttttcttggaaaAAAAGAGTAGTTTTTAATCCTTAAATCTCAATATCAAATGGACACTAACTATGTTTGAATTGTACGTATAACTCAACTATAATATTAATACGTGGGCTTtacataatttttcaaaataacaaattaaataaagtaatttaatttaaagaaaCTAGAATCTTCTATTAAAAAACTCGATatcttatatttatatatatataagtatatgtgattaaagataatatttttgcaaaataatatgattaaatagaaaaatataatttattattgttaattaataatatattaacaaatatagttcaacaatttaatttaatttaatttaatttgagagGGGCAGATTTTAGTGACTCTCTCCATGCCCCTACAAAAGGAAAATATATATAAGGAAGGTGAAGAGGTACTTATTTTTGCAGTGCAAGTAATCAGTGAGCAATTTCAATGGTTCACCTTGAAGATTAtggtgaaaaaagaaaaaaaaatcaattcaagattatgaaataaaaagaaataaattaattttgatgagGAGGAGTTGCCTGTAAGAGCAATTGATTTGACGAAGGAAGGTCTAAAACTAGCCCTCAAAATTGCTACTACAAGTAGCACGTGATGACTTGACCTCTACATCTCAAATGTATAAACGTATACACCTATGCAATCACATGGAAACAGTCTcttcagaaaaaaaaagaaaaaaaaaaggaaacagtctaagttttaattagaaaaatttatCATGACTAATTTttctgaatattttttaaaatataaaaaatatatttctaaaaattattgTGCGAAACAAATGGACTTTATTGAATAAGTTTCTAACATAGGAAATTTCAAACTAAATAGATGAGTAAACAATTGCCTGGTCATGGGCTCCTAGCTGCTTATTTCGAGGGCCATCCCTGACAAGTATGTGCTGATTCTACTCGTATAAACATTGAGCCCATGAGAAGACTGCAACAATCTAAGACACTTTCAATAGCGCTTGTAAAGGATTATCCCTTCGGCAGATGGTTGTAGATTCTGGATTGTATAAGAAGGTTAACGTTGGGTCACTCGCCCCATGAAGCCAACTGATTTAAGAAGCCGAGTATCACGCAGAAGTAAGGTGTTCCACTTCGGATTCTGAAGAACCGCGTAgaatttgttatattttaagGTTTGTCCTCTACTGTTTACAGATAATGAAAATTTAGATTATTGGTTTATAAGACCATGAGAATCCCAATTAACTGTTTAGGTTCTTCAGAATCCTAACTGGAACATCTTCCTTCTGGTTGGTGAAACTAAATGCAAAGGCAAAATTACCATTGTTATAGAGgctccttctcttcttctccaatATCAGACAGCAGAGAATTGGAGTTTGTGGCATAAGATTTCAATCTCATGGAGATCTCTTCTAATATGACCTCAATATCACCATACTTTGGGTGGGAGTTATCTCCAACGAAGAATTCATGAGCTTCACCATCAATCTCAATAACACTACAGCCAGGCTGTTTCCTTACACCATTGACCTTCATAGCTTGGCGCACATTATCAACCATTTCCCATTTCTTTGAATCAGCGTATATATTTGATAACAGAACATATGCCCCGTGATTCTTGCCCtccaattcaattatttttcttgAGGCAAGTTCACCCAATTCCATATTTTTGTACATTTTACAAGCATTGAGCAAAGCACCCCAAGCACCATTATGGGGCTTCAATGGCatttcattgatgatattcaAAGCTTCATCTAAGCGCCCAGCTCGACCATACAAATCAACAATGCATCCATAATGCTCAACTAGAGGCTCAATCCCATAATCTTTTCTCATGGAGACCAAATACTTGCGGCCATCCTCAACCAATCCAACCACGCAACAAGCCCTTAAAATCGAAAGGAAAGTGATCTCATTGGGCAAAACCCCCTCATTTTGCATAAGGGAAAATAGTTCAAGGCACTTATCACCAGCTCCATTCATTGCTAGCCCATTCATGGCACTACTCCATGTGTAAACATTCTTTTCCTTCATTCCCCAAAACACTTGCATTGCTTCATTCATGTCCCCACATTTTGCGTACATATCAATAAGTGCAGTTCCTAATGTCACCGCCACTGGAATCTTATTTTTCTGAACATACGCATGGGCCCATCTCCCATGTTCCAAAGCGCCTAACTGGCTACAGgcagataaaactgaaaccattgTCACTTCACTAACCTTGACACCCTCTAATTGCATGAAATGGAACAAACGTAATGCATCCCTTGATTGCCCACATTGTGCGTACCCAGAAATCACTGCATTCCATGCAATAGGGTCCCTTCGAGGCATTGAATCGAACAGTTTTCTCGCAAAACCAACATCACCACATTTAGCGCACGCACTCACCATCGCTGTTTGACAGACCAAATCTGGGTTAGGAATTGATTCAAACACCTGGTGACACGAACATAAAAAACCTAATTCAGAGTACATAAAGATCAATCCACTTTGAACATGTGGGTCGAATTCAAACCCATATTTTATGAGAGAGCCATGGACTGCGGGACCAATCCTCCTTGCCAAAAGCTGCGCAGAGGCTCGAACGAGGAAATTAAAAGTGTAGTTATCAGGTGAAATACAATTACCACAATGGAAGATTTTGTTAAAGAAGTGAAAGCTTTTTTGAGGAGTAGAGCTTTTAGAGTGAGCTCTGATCATGCAATTCAAGGCAAAGAGAGTCGGAGTGTGACATTGGTGAAGTACAAGATTTGAATACTCAAGATGATTGGGGCTTTTGAGGGCAATGGCGGCCACAAATTGTCCAAGAAAGTGAGCGTCATTGAGATAGCCGTTAATGAGAAGTTGGTTGTGGATTTGCTTGAGCTGTCTAAGACTGCTACGAGAATCTACAAGAGATAGAATTGAATGCTTTGAAACAGATCTGAATGTCAAATAGCTCATTACCGTGATTGGTGGTTAGCCCCGCCACTAGAGCTTGTTTTCGTTTTCTTCATTCTTTTTATTCATGGTTTAGCGATAATTGTGGGTTCGGTACTCAATACTACGTGATGCATGAAGTCAACACTTCGTTcttgtatatatttaaattcaatttataaaatttgagaTCATTCTTTATATTTACCTTTTCTACTATagtatataacatatttattttttataataaataaaaatgctattaaaaataaattatttactaaaatatattattgtatatgataaaattttattttttttaaaaaaaatgattttaataatattaacaagataattttataatttttactaaGTATCGTTGAAAtcctaaaatatattaatttgaacAGTCTCTATCAGGATGATTTTATTGGATTCCCCCTTGTGAATTTTACAAGGCTTGGGAGATTCAACGGTAATAATTACTTTTTCATTGGTTTTGTATCAATTTCATCCGATTTTGGCATTAATTAATAAGAAGTCAAGCCTATTTTGTATTACTTTGTTTTAGCTGCGGCTGTTAATTTAACGAGGCTTTATTtgcttttctttatttatatatagCTATCTTAGTTTTATTCCGCTATTTAGTAGTAACAATGTTATGGAGTAATTAACTATTTGAGTGCAATGCATGCGCTGGTTGATAAcatcaataaaattttcacttaaGAGACATTAGATTGAATTTTTAAAGTTCTAG
The Manihot esculenta cultivar AM560-2 chromosome 1, M.esculenta_v8, whole genome shotgun sequence genome window above contains:
- the LOC122724706 gene encoding LOW QUALITY PROTEIN: putative pentatricopeptide repeat-containing protein At5g40405 (The sequence of the model RefSeq protein was modified relative to this genomic sequence to represent the inferred CDS: inserted 2 bases in 1 codon); translation: MSYLTFRSVSKHSILSLVDSRSSLRQLKQIHNQLLINGYLNDAHFLGQFVAAIALKSPNHLEYSNLVLHQCHTPTLFALNCMIRAHSKSSTPQKSFHFFNKIFHCGNCISPDNYTFNFLVRASAQLLARRIGPAVHGSLIKYGFEFDPHVQSGLIFMYSELGFLCSCHQVFESIPNPDLVCQTAMVSACAKCGDVGFARKLFDSMPRRDPIAWNAVISGYAQCGQSRDALRLFHFMQLEGVKVSEVTMVSVLSACSQLGALEHGRWAHAYVQKNKIPVAVTLGTALIDMYAKCGDMNEAMQVFWGMKEKNVYTWSSAMNGLAMNGAGDKCLELFSLMQNEGVLPNEITFLSILRACCVVGLVEDGRKYLVSMRKDYGIEPLVEHYGCIVDLYGRAGRLDEALNIINEMPLKPHNGAWGALLNACKMYKNMELGELASRKIIELEGKNHGAYVLLSNIYADSKKWEMVDNVRQAMKVNGVRKQPGCSVIEIDGEAHEFFVGDNSHPKYGDIEVILEEISMRLKSYATNSNSLLSDIGEEEKEXLYNNGNFAFAFSFTNQKEDVPVRILKNLNS